A region of Streptomyces cinnamoneus DNA encodes the following proteins:
- a CDS encoding amidase — protein MTETTGTAGTTGRAGTTGALGAVVTGGGGLTAQVRALAEGTVSSRALTEETLRRIAATQPTLNAFRVVRAEAALQEAEEADRRLAAGESGPLLGVPVAVKDDMDVAGEPTAFGCAGAFPPKPADSEAVRRFRAAGAVIVGKTNTPELGQWPVTNGPAFGVTRNPWSLAHTPGGSSGGAAAAVAAGLVPAALGSDGAGSVRIPAAWTHLVGIKPQRGRISTWPEPEAFRGLTCYGPLARTVADAALLLHAASGPHERDLHRPASVDLLAAAGREPGRRLRVALSFRPAFAAVRHRLDPVVRDATVRTAELLESLGHEVVEEDPPYGPVGLTFVPRSMSGVRDWARRAPDRTLLDARTHANAQGGLLFGGGVLRVARAAEAPLRRRVGEMFGRYDVILTPTNAVPPLRADELAGLGSRETNARMIAACPYAWPWNVLGWPAVSVPSGFTAGGLPMGAQLLGPAGGEPLLISLAAQLEAVERWYERWPEQAAEGEEAAA, from the coding sequence ATGACGGAAACGACCGGAACAGCCGGAACCACCGGTAGGGCCGGGACGACCGGTGCGCTCGGAGCGGTGGTCACCGGGGGCGGCGGCCTCACCGCGCAGGTCCGCGCCCTCGCCGAAGGCACGGTCTCCTCCCGCGCGCTGACCGAGGAGACGCTGCGCCGCATCGCCGCCACCCAGCCCACGCTCAACGCCTTCCGCGTTGTGCGGGCCGAAGCCGCCCTCCAGGAGGCCGAGGAGGCCGACCGGCGGCTCGCGGCGGGGGAGAGCGGGCCCCTGCTCGGCGTGCCCGTCGCCGTCAAGGACGACATGGACGTGGCGGGCGAGCCCACCGCCTTCGGGTGCGCGGGCGCGTTTCCGCCGAAGCCGGCGGACAGCGAGGCCGTACGGCGGTTTCGGGCCGCCGGCGCGGTGATCGTCGGCAAGACCAACACGCCCGAACTGGGCCAGTGGCCCGTCACCAACGGCCCCGCGTTCGGCGTGACCCGCAATCCCTGGAGCCTCGCGCACACCCCCGGCGGTTCGTCGGGCGGCGCCGCGGCGGCCGTCGCCGCCGGGCTCGTGCCCGCCGCGCTGGGGTCGGACGGCGCCGGGTCGGTCCGCATCCCCGCCGCCTGGACCCACCTCGTGGGCATCAAGCCCCAGCGCGGCCGGATCTCCACCTGGCCCGAGCCGGAGGCCTTCCGCGGACTGACCTGCTACGGGCCGCTGGCCCGTACGGTCGCCGACGCCGCGCTGCTGCTGCACGCGGCGAGCGGCCCCCACGAGCGGGACCTGCACCGGCCGGCGTCCGTCGACCTGCTCGCCGCCGCCGGGCGCGAGCCCGGGCGTCGCCTGCGCGTCGCCCTGTCCTTCCGGCCCGCCTTCGCCGCGGTCCGGCACCGGCTCGACCCGGTGGTGCGGGACGCGACGGTGCGGACGGCCGAGCTGCTGGAGTCGCTCGGGCACGAGGTCGTGGAGGAGGACCCGCCGTACGGGCCCGTCGGGCTCACCTTCGTGCCGCGCTCGATGTCCGGGGTGCGGGACTGGGCCCGGCGCGCGCCCGACCGGACGCTGCTCGACGCCCGTACGCACGCCAACGCGCAGGGCGGGCTGCTGTTCGGCGGGGGAGTGCTGCGCGTGGCGCGGGCGGCGGAGGCGCCGCTGCGGCGGCGCGTCGGGGAGATGTTCGGCCGCTACGACGTGATCCTCACGCCCACCAACGCCGTGCCGCCGCTGCGGGCCGACGAGCTGGCCGGCTTGGGCAGCCGCGAGACCAACGCCCGGATGATCGCCGCCTGTCCGTACGCCTGGCCCTGGAACGTCCTGGGCTGGCCGGCCGTGAGCGTGCCGTCCGGCTTCACGGCCGGCGGGCTGCCGATGGGCGCGCAACTGCTGGGGCCGGCGGGTGGCGAGCCGCTGCTGATCTCGCTGGCGGCCCAGCTCGAAGCCGTTGAGCGGTGGTACGAGCGGTGGCCCGAGCAGGCCGCGGAGGGCGAGGAGGCCGCGGCCTGA
- a CDS encoding gluconokinase, giving the protein MTTPHVIVVMGVAGTGKTTIGPLVAEALGLPYAEGDDFHPAANVAKMSAGTPLDDADRAPWLDAIGAWAAGRAGRGGVVSCSALKRAYRDRLRAAAPAGAVVFLHLTGERELIAGRMAARTGHFMTSRLLDSQFATLEPLGPDETGVVVDVAPGPEVIAEQAVAALRRM; this is encoded by the coding sequence ATGACCACCCCCCACGTCATCGTGGTGATGGGCGTAGCCGGCACGGGCAAGACCACGATCGGCCCGCTGGTGGCGGAGGCGCTCGGCCTTCCGTACGCGGAGGGCGACGACTTCCACCCGGCGGCCAACGTCGCCAAGATGTCCGCGGGCACGCCGCTGGACGACGCCGACCGGGCGCCCTGGCTGGACGCCATCGGCGCCTGGGCGGCCGGCCGGGCGGGGCGGGGCGGTGTGGTCAGCTGCTCGGCCCTCAAGCGCGCCTACCGTGACCGGCTGCGTGCCGCCGCGCCGGCCGGCGCCGTCGTCTTCCTGCACCTCACCGGTGAGCGTGAGCTGATCGCCGGGCGCATGGCCGCCCGCACGGGGCACTTCATGACCTCCCGGCTGCTGGACTCGCAGTTCGCGACCCTCGAACCGCTCGGGCCCGACGAGACCGGCGTCGTCGTGGACGTCGCGCCCGGCCCCGAGGTGATCGCCGAACAGGCCGTCGCCGCGCTGCGACGGATGTAG
- a CDS encoding FadR/GntR family transcriptional regulator — protein sequence MDNQAQGGQEGQGLHARVLDSLGPAITSGDYPPGSILRTDELEERFDVSRTVIREAIRVLESMHLVASRRRVGVTVLPAEEWNVYDPRVIRWRLAGPDRPRQLRSLTVLRSAVEPVAAGLAARHATAEQCAQLTEHALGMVATSRGQQLERYLVHDIAFHRVILRASGNEMFARLGDVVAEVLTGRTHHQVMFTDPDPAAVTLHVRVAEAVRERDAERAEALTREIATGAMAELDVLAP from the coding sequence ATGGACAACCAGGCTCAGGGGGGACAGGAGGGACAGGGCCTGCACGCGCGCGTGCTCGACTCCCTCGGGCCCGCGATCACATCAGGCGACTACCCACCGGGCAGCATCCTGCGCACCGACGAGCTCGAAGAGCGCTTCGACGTCTCGCGCACCGTCATCCGCGAGGCGATACGCGTCCTGGAGTCCATGCACCTGGTCGCCTCCCGGCGCCGCGTCGGCGTGACCGTCCTGCCGGCCGAGGAGTGGAACGTCTACGACCCGCGCGTCATCCGCTGGCGCCTGGCCGGCCCCGACCGCCCCCGCCAGCTGCGCTCACTGACCGTCCTGCGCTCCGCCGTGGAACCGGTCGCCGCCGGCCTGGCCGCCCGCCACGCCACGGCCGAGCAGTGCGCCCAGCTGACCGAGCACGCCCTCGGCATGGTCGCCACCTCGCGGGGCCAGCAGCTGGAGCGCTATCTGGTGCACGACATCGCCTTCCACCGGGTGATCCTGCGCGCGTCGGGCAACGAGATGTTCGCGCGCCTGGGCGACGTCGTCGCGGAGGTCCTCACGGGGCGCACCCACCACCAGGTGATGTTCACCGACCCCGACCCGGCCGCGGTGACGCTGCACGTACGGGTGGCGGAGGCGGTGCGGGAGCGGGACGCCGAGCGGGCCGAGGCGCTGACGCGGGAGATCGCGACGGGCGCGATGGCCGAACTGGACGTGCTGGCACCGTAG
- a CDS encoding SseB family protein has product MAVTDLASITRLAGEVAAIHEGRGRPEAAIGEFRRTAVLVPLDERGGLWTTAHGGVWWIHAFSDESALARFALARGHAGSGSGWPFVSVLGARLLDVVVPAVAGPTGVALDVGGETPFFLPPVAGIVPEGTAVDAGGVTAEDGAGGEGGTGEARR; this is encoded by the coding sequence GTGGCAGTGACTGATCTGGCGTCAATAACGCGCTTAGCGGGGGAAGTGGCCGCGATCCACGAGGGGCGGGGGCGGCCGGAGGCGGCGATCGGGGAGTTCCGGCGGACGGCGGTGCTGGTGCCGCTGGACGAGCGGGGCGGGCTGTGGACGACGGCGCACGGGGGCGTGTGGTGGATCCACGCGTTCTCCGACGAGTCCGCCCTGGCGCGGTTCGCCCTGGCGCGCGGGCACGCCGGGAGCGGCTCCGGCTGGCCGTTCGTGTCGGTCCTCGGCGCGCGGCTGCTGGACGTCGTGGTGCCGGCGGTCGCCGGGCCGACGGGGGTGGCGCTGGACGTGGGCGGTGAGACGCCGTTCTTCCTGCCCCCGGTGGCGGGGATCGTGCCGGAGGGTACGGCGGTGGACGCCGGCGGTGTGACCGCCGAGGACGGCGCAGGTGGCGAAGGCGGCACGGGGGAGGCGCGGCGATGA